One window from the genome of Streptomyces sp. NBC_00708 encodes:
- a CDS encoding radical SAM protein, whose amino-acid sequence MDQVSRYLVLSDRAYADAAGVRVRLVYSTRTASTVAVDLATARALEAGDPAALTPAWAGALRTAEVLVPAGEDELTAVLDRNRRASADRSAVHIALLPTSYCNMGCSYCGQEHTRGGLSRDHRDRVRDRVLRAVNAPETRSARIDWFGAEPMMGYAVIRDLAPRFVRAAAERGVSYSSVIVTNGSLLTHRKIDTLIGSCGISHFEITIDGPPEIHHTHRPLKSGRGSFWNIVNAVRSALDEPDPGSSHFTFRTNVDAHNQDDVPRYIELMAELGFGHPRVSFSIVPVHSWGNDVSAIEVSKQEFAARETQWLRLLSEHGLHAQLLPNTARKVLCPATTRSSEIISSTGNIFSCSEYPLVPEAERTLPLVHIDRAGTEPVRPEGPFDGWNDEIAKGTTWCKGCVFMPTCGGSCPKAWQEGHPPCPGYKFNVQDRLDLIASQCGLRDAAAEPSGAR is encoded by the coding sequence ATGGACCAAGTCAGCAGATACCTGGTGCTGAGCGACCGCGCGTACGCGGACGCCGCGGGCGTGCGGGTGCGGCTCGTCTACAGCACCCGTACCGCGAGCACCGTGGCGGTCGACCTCGCCACTGCCCGCGCGCTGGAGGCCGGCGACCCCGCCGCACTCACCCCGGCCTGGGCAGGCGCACTGCGCACGGCCGAGGTCCTCGTACCGGCGGGCGAGGACGAGCTGACCGCCGTACTCGACCGCAACCGCCGGGCCTCCGCCGACCGTTCGGCGGTCCACATCGCTCTGCTGCCGACCTCCTACTGCAACATGGGCTGCTCCTACTGCGGACAGGAGCACACCCGCGGCGGCCTCTCCCGCGACCATCGCGACCGGGTACGCGACCGGGTGCTGCGCGCCGTGAACGCCCCGGAGACCCGCAGCGCGCGGATCGACTGGTTCGGCGCCGAGCCCATGATGGGCTACGCGGTCATCCGCGACCTCGCCCCGCGCTTCGTCCGCGCCGCGGCCGAGCGAGGCGTTTCGTACTCCTCGGTGATCGTCACGAACGGCTCCCTGCTGACCCACAGGAAAATCGACACCCTCATAGGCTCGTGCGGGATCAGTCATTTCGAGATCACGATCGACGGGCCGCCCGAGATTCATCACACGCACCGGCCACTGAAAAGCGGCCGCGGATCATTCTGGAACATTGTGAACGCCGTGCGTTCCGCCCTCGACGAACCGGATCCGGGCTCATCCCACTTCACGTTCCGAACGAATGTGGACGCGCACAACCAGGACGACGTCCCCCGCTATATCGAGCTGATGGCGGAGTTGGGTTTCGGCCATCCGCGGGTGTCCTTCTCGATCGTCCCGGTCCACTCGTGGGGGAACGACGTCTCGGCGATCGAGGTCTCCAAGCAGGAATTCGCCGCACGCGAGACGCAGTGGCTCCGCCTCCTCTCCGAGCACGGACTGCACGCCCAGTTGCTGCCGAACACCGCGCGGAAGGTCCTCTGCCCCGCCACGACCCGCTCGTCCGAGATCATCAGCAGCACCGGCAACATCTTCTCGTGCAGCGAATACCCCCTCGTCCCCGAGGCCGAGCGGACCCTCCCGCTGGTGCACATCGACCGGGCGGGCACCGAGCCCGTACGGCCCGAAGGCCCCTTCGACGGCTGGAACGACGAGATCGCGAAGGGGACGACCTGGTGCAAGGGCTGCGTCTTCATGCCGACCTGCGGCGGGTCCTGCCCCAAGGCCTGGCAGGAGGGGCATCCACCTTGCCCCGGCTACAAGTTCAACGTCCAGGACCGGCTGGATCTCATCGCCTCGCAGTGCGGTCTGCGCGACGCGGCAGCTGAGCCCTCGGGGGCCCGGTGA
- a CDS encoding MFS transporter yields MTSGPMSVRGFRLLLAGQLSSTVGDYCYAVALPWLILSGDGGPVLLGTVLACYGIPRVVTIPLGGVVADRIGGRRVMLAADLVRAVAVGILAVLASTGTPTLAQLAPIAVVLGACSGVFIPASYTLLPALLPKEDLGRGNALSTMVNQAGGLLGPTAGGALVAAFDAGPALTVDAASFLVSALVLARIRTGADETDADAQQRDGDDTADEAPARTTSFLELLRHGRLLHVVLVVALVCNLAFNGTIEVALPELAHQGMGATGYGVLLTCLSLGGLAGSLVAARSRPVESPAYLFATLAVVMGIALGAVPYAGGLPGAAACVCVYALASGWQNIVVVTMLQVWAPSALIGRVMSLVMLAVMGTFPVSVAVAGFGVRHLGAAPFFPVAGAAIAVSVLGALTQRAFRDHRAGTEYAPPAPVPVEAPAVVPAARSTQPRQDNSQESQR; encoded by the coding sequence GTGACGAGCGGACCGATGTCGGTGCGCGGCTTCCGGCTGCTGCTCGCCGGACAGCTCTCCTCCACGGTCGGCGACTACTGCTACGCCGTGGCGCTGCCGTGGCTGATTCTCTCCGGCGACGGCGGCCCGGTGCTGCTCGGCACCGTCCTCGCCTGTTACGGCATCCCGCGCGTCGTCACCATTCCGCTGGGCGGGGTGGTGGCCGACCGGATCGGCGGCCGGCGGGTGATGCTCGCGGCCGACCTGGTGCGGGCTGTGGCCGTCGGCATCCTCGCCGTCCTCGCCTCGACCGGTACACCGACCCTGGCCCAGCTCGCGCCCATCGCCGTCGTTCTGGGCGCCTGCTCCGGGGTCTTCATCCCCGCCTCGTACACCCTGCTGCCCGCGCTGCTGCCGAAGGAGGACCTTGGCCGGGGCAACGCCCTGTCCACGATGGTCAACCAGGCCGGCGGGCTCCTCGGGCCGACGGCGGGCGGTGCCCTGGTGGCCGCCTTCGACGCGGGCCCGGCACTCACGGTCGACGCCGCGTCCTTCCTCGTGTCGGCGCTGGTGCTCGCCCGTATACGCACCGGCGCGGACGAGACGGACGCGGACGCGCAGCAGCGGGACGGGGACGACACCGCCGACGAGGCACCGGCCCGCACGACGTCCTTCCTCGAACTGCTGCGCCACGGAAGGCTGTTGCATGTCGTCCTGGTGGTGGCCCTCGTCTGCAACCTCGCGTTCAACGGCACGATCGAGGTGGCCCTGCCCGAACTGGCCCACCAGGGCATGGGCGCCACCGGCTACGGCGTCCTGCTGACCTGTCTGAGCCTGGGCGGCCTCGCGGGTTCGCTGGTGGCGGCCCGCAGCAGGCCGGTGGAGTCGCCCGCCTATCTCTTCGCCACCCTCGCGGTCGTCATGGGCATCGCCCTGGGCGCGGTGCCGTACGCCGGCGGCCTGCCCGGTGCCGCGGCGTGCGTCTGCGTCTACGCGCTGGCCAGCGGCTGGCAGAACATCGTCGTGGTGACGATGCTTCAGGTCTGGGCCCCCTCGGCGCTCATCGGCCGTGTCATGAGCCTGGTCATGCTGGCCGTCATGGGCACCTTCCCGGTCTCCGTCGCGGTGGCCGGTTTTGGGGTACGCCACCTCGGCGCCGCCCCCTTCTTCCCGGTGGCGGGCGCGGCCATCGCCGTGTCCGTCCTGGGCGCGCTCACCCAGCGAGCCTTCCGCGACCACCGTGCCGGCACCGAGTACGCCCCACCGGCCCCCGTACCGGTGGAGGCGCCTGCGGTCGTGCCGGCCGCCCGCTCCACGCAACCACGCCAGGACAACAGTCAGGAGTCACAGCGATGA